The following proteins come from a genomic window of Aricia agestis chromosome 19, ilAriAges1.1, whole genome shotgun sequence:
- the LOC121736882 gene encoding RNA pseudouridylate synthase domain-containing protein 1-like produces the protein MGVNVLYESDNFIIVNKPYDMYINSDDKEEKNTVTFYIGSLNSHLRSSMNPLHFIHRLDYATSGVLCIAKKKSAAAEAGKLFEKRLTKKYYLAVVRGHITFDLADIDYPVGIDRKPQCEHRMRALTNMDEPCLHPRDSHTRMLLLETGYYGEDPISVVLLKPFTGRRHQLRVHCRAINHTILGDYTYSGKLDREPHRMYLHATRLVVPLKKEPLDIQTAEPFFSDEEFTRKWKPLQKFYDYKSKDDFVSICNTMDGNTPGLKCQTFALVI, from the exons atGGGTGTTAATGTGTTATATGAAAGCGATAATTTTATAATCGTTAATAAACCTTATGATATGTATATTAATTCAGACGATAAAGAAGAAAAA AATACGGTTACGTTTTACATAGGATCTCTGAACTCCCACCTCAGAAGTTCTATGAATCCTCTACACTTCATTCATAGATTGGATTATGCGACCAGTGGAGTGTTGTGCATAGCAAAGAAAAAGTCCGCTGCCGCTGAGgctgggaaattatttgaaaaacgTCTCACAAAAAAGTACTACTTAGCTGTTGTAAGAGGACACATAACATTTGATTTAGCAGATATAGATTATCCTGTAG GTATTGACAGAAAACCACAATGTGAACACAGAATGAGAGCACTCACAAATATGGATGAGCCTTGTTTACATCCACGGGATAGCCATACGCGCATGCTGCTTTTGGAGACTGGTTACTATGGAGAGGATCCAATATCTGTAGTTCTTTTAAAACCTTTTACAG GAAGAAGACACCAGCTTCGAGTGCACTGTCGAGCTATAAATCACACAATTCTTGGTGATTACACTTACAGTGGCAAGTTGGATAGAGAGCCCCATAGGATGTATCTACATGCAACAAG GTTGGTTGTGCCATTAAAGAAAGAGCCTTTGGATATACAAACTGCTGAACCATTTTTCTCAGACGAAGAATTTACTCGTAAATGGAAACCATTGCAGAAGTTCTACGATTACAAATCCAAAGATGACTTTGTATCGATTTGTAATACTATGGACGGCAATACTCCTGGACTTAAATGCCAAACATTCGCTTTAGTCATATAG
- the LOC121736879 gene encoding uncharacterized protein LOC121736879 isoform X1, with amino-acid sequence MDDLCITCLSAGRNLIYIGGTELQQIYLQILNEPVTKMLESYLQICWECQAILNRFQQFKTQTQSCYAELWNHVQQGLTPLHSLVKTPCLKMYSVVNIHITDKNGEEGTHFEPETFADELKLKKKKKVSKKSVELKKKMRHKVKKEKVKKEPIKPASDKSDDEDLIVNDFMEDNDEEKPLSEIGGNLVEVEFEPQVEQNTEELKVMSAAQRKRAKALVNTSCLLQNYDDVVSSIPVTNNEEELKMAMNSISQDVNVEGIPDNFILDCSLETIYNMSGIDFQEISHYTSQIVEANPPKKYKTTPSAVVDAVQQLNNNVDLEEIPINVITNETKQVPTQNIETQTDSTSSCDESINNHSSINQDLEDINSIPTEQVNKKPKRGRKRKFEDQNREIKKKRCNTNEDYINVKGKKVKSKTFTGNSFDCHCSKKCTEKLSANQRKAEFDKFWSAGSYEARFALLQGYVKENAKKRSYSTKSKRMYTRKYCIQNVDVCKKTLLNTLAVSQSRVDIALKKNRNNEPIDKRGIRGGQNSIKPEQVKDMRNFIEQLPRYSSHYYRESTNANYLAPNLNLTILYGKYKDKSSNPVSFSRFRQYFVQDFNRKFKKPQKDT; translated from the exons ATGGATGATTTGTGTATAACATGTCTGAGTGCGGGTCGAAATTTAATTTACATCGGTGGAACAGAATTACaacaaatatatttacaaattcTGAATGAACCT GTAACAAAAATGCTAGAGTCCTATCTGCAAATCTGCTGGGAATGTCAAGCAATACTGAATCGATTTCAACAATTCAAAACCCAAACTCAGAGCTGTTATGCTGAGCTCTGGAATCATGTTCAACAG gGACTCACCCCTTTACATTCCTTAGTAAAAACTCCATGTTTAAAAATGTACAGTGTTGTAAATATTCATATAACTGATAAAAATGGAGAAGAAGGCACACATTTCGAACCAGAAACCTTTGCAGATgaactgaaattaaaaaaaaagaaaaaagtgtcTAAAAAGAGTGTGGAATTGAAAAAG AAAATGCGACACAAGGTAAAGAAAGAAAAAGTGAAAAAGGAACCTATCAAACCAGCTTCAGATAAAAGTGATGATGAAGATCTCATTGTTAATGATTTTATGGAAGATAATGATGAAGAAAAACCCTTATCTGAGATAGGCGGCAACCTTGTTGAGGTGGAATTTGAACCACAAGTTGAACAGAACACAGAAGAACTCAaagta ATGTCGGCAGCGCAACGTAAGCGAGCTAAGGCGCTTGTGAATACGTCTTGCCTCTTACAGAATTATGACGATGTTGTTTCATCGATACCGGTGACTAACAATGAGGAAGAGCTAAAAATGGCAATGAATTCAATAAGTCAAGATGTTAATGTAGAAGGAATACCTGACAATTTTATACTGGACTGTTCTTTggaaacaatatataatatgagTGGAATTGATTTTCAAGAAATTTCACACTACACGTCGCAGATAGTTGAAGCTAATcctccaaaaaaatataaaacaactcCCTCAGCTGTTGTTGACGCTGTACAACAATTAAACAATAATGTAGATTTAGAAGAAATACCAATAAACGTAATTAcaaatgaaacaaaacaagTTCCTACACAGAATATAGAGACACAAACAGATTCTACTTCTTCTTGTGATGAATCCATCAACAATCATAGTAGCATTAACCAAGACCTAGAAGATATTAATTCAATACCAACGGAACAAGTCAACAAAAAACCAAAGCGAGGAAGAAAAAGGAAATTTGAAGATCAaaatagagaaataaaaaagaaacgtTGCAATACTAATGAAGATTATATCAATGTTAAAGGAAAAAAAGTGAAAAGTAAAACTTTTACTGGAAACAGCTTTGACTGCCACTGTTCTAAAAAATGTACCGAAAAGCTAAGCGCAAATCAACGTAAAGCTGAATTTGATAAATTTTGGAGCGCAGGATCATACGAGGCTCGGTTTGCTTTATTACAAGGATATGTCAAAGAAAACGCCAAAAAACGGTCTTATTCTACAAAGTCTAAGAGAATGTATACAAGAAAATATTGTATACAGAATGTTGATGTatgtaaaaaaactttattaaacacaTTGGCAGTGAGTCAATCAAGAGTCGACATCGCTTTAAAGAAAAACCGGAACAATGAACCCATTGATAAAAGAGGAATAAGAGGAGGTCAGAACTCGATTAAACCTGAGCAGGTAAAAGATATGagaaattttattgaacaattaCCTAGATACTCATCACATTATTACAGAGAAAGTACAAATGCAAATTATCTGGCACCCAATTTAAATCTTACAATTTTATATGGCAAATATAAAGATAAGAGCAGCAATCCAGTAAGTTTTTCAAGATTTAGACAGTACTTTGTTCAAGATTTCAATcgcaaatttaaaaaaccacAAAAGGATACTTGA
- the LOC121736878 gene encoding uncharacterized protein PF11_0213 yields MKRMKKHKPKPEMPETSTFRFKDSEEHDLAYYIHDRVELMHQVFSVIKTKELKAMIPQCVKNISLDDLQELCTEELLGISSKRLCAILDGAEPPSDTESSSSSPEQMETISLDSISSDDEVLSQSSSRNKKHKHKKRKAKNSKNKEKRRGSEKNDESSGDEEKNRASRAGLTVLELLELQARARAIRAQLQKDQINNKAPESTENAEMDKYDDEVEIKEELAEVVEISSEDEKPNVEQLNAKLAHKSSDQEQTKEQENPTTVTKRINDLVITVPQTKQTKKIKLNRNKVVVCETTKPTATTNNVENNKEENTVNVQVLKQTIVAAKVKESKKSKTKKKDKNRKKVNKKDGSDHDEITLQLSDTEKMDLLEDLDRKNYDSVSSSSKDSENSSESSDDTSNNSSESEDPVNRGTEKKNKEIETTHNTNEITVKTHEEETISKTKENANTDNIVKEVDVVSTNLKDNLNIEVESIIETNEESNTNDAVMLVDVLSSDLKENENSDLKEIVADESQVSDNQKNDCKEAEKDELVSKDDNKNKDDATEKSLEHHGSKSETENIDKNLSDGEISEKSDPEVTTEIVCLSDEEISKKKKDKKIKKKSKKSNEKDKETKSNEKYDNNLEIFTLNDEDEDEIFELSDDSSCYEVAGVSVLSKEPTTIEIEALSAKVDDTIREEIGVEVEDNESLQSEKEDAENISWKDRYLDSKKVKRVLKTSKILNALRKKNKELKKKLEESKKVPEPVAVASEEERKNVEGTIDEYNNLEGSTKYVDPVSEKSQEEEVKEVSKEMEKDAKQLLKMYKKLLKYNDMNKQKPKDPKRKKSKKSKKKKEKQKDKGVSESTTTAET; encoded by the exons ATGAAGCGTATGAAAAAACATAAACCAAAGCCAGAAATGCCAGAAACGTCTACCTTTCGGTTTAAAGATAGTGAGGAACATGACCTGGCTTACTACATTCACGACAGAGTGGAACTGATGCATCAAGTTTTCTCTGTAATTAAGACCAAAGAATTAAAAGCAATGATACCACAATgcgtaaaaaatatatctttagaCGACTTGCAAGAACTTTGCACCGAAGAA TTACTTGGCATAAGTTCAAAGAGATTGTGTGCAATATTGGATGGGGCTGAACCACCATCAGACACAGAATCATCAAGTTCATCACCAGAACAGATGGAGACCATATCTTTGGATAGCATATCTTCAGATGATGAGGTCTTAAGTCAGAGCAGTTCTAGAAATAAAAAG CACAAACACAAAAAACGAAAGGCTAAAAATAGCAAGAATAAAGAAAAGAGACGAGGGTCGGAGAAGAATGATGAAAGCAGTGGAGATGAGGAGAAGAATCGTGCCTCACGAGCCGGGCTGACTGTTCTTGAACTCCTTGAACTTCAGGCACGAGCCAGGGCCATCCGAGCTCAACTACAGAAGGATCAGATTAACAATA AAGCTCCAGAAAGTACTGAAAACGCAGAAATGGATAAGTACGATGATGAAGTAGAAATAAAAGAAGAGCTAGCTGAGGTTGTGGAGATCAGTAGTGAAGATGAAAAGCCTAATGTTGAACAATTAAATG CTAAACTGGCTCATAAATCTTCAGATCAAGAACAGACAAAGGAACAAGAAAATCCAACCACTGTTACAAAGCGCATTAATGATTTAGTTATAACTGTTCCACAAACTAAgcaaactaaaaaaataaaactcaaCAGGAACAAAGTTGTGGTATGTGAAACAACTAAACCAACAGCAACTACTAACAATGTAGAAAACAATAAAGAAGAGAACACAGTCAATGTACAAGTACTGAAACAAACAATTGTGGCAGCTAAAGTAAAAGAATCAAAAAAAtccaaaacaaagaaaaaagataaaaacagaaaaaaagttaataagaAAGATGGTAGTGATCATGATGAAATTACCCTCCAACTATCGGATACTGAGAAAATGGATCTTTTAGAAGATCTTGACAGAAAAAACTATGATAGTGTTTCCAGTTCTTCAAAGGATTCTGAAAACAGTTCTGAAAGCAGTGACGATACTTCAAATAATTCGTCAGAATCGGAAGATCCTGTAAACCGAGGGactgaaaagaaaaataaagaaatagaaACAACACATAATACCAATGAAATTACTGTTAAAACTCATGAAGAGGAAACTATTAGCAAAACTAAAGAAAATGCAAACACTGATAATATCGTAAAGGAAGTTGACGTTGTTTCAACAAATTTAAAGGAcaatttaaatattgaagttgaatctattattgaaacaaatgaGGAATCAAACACCAATGATGCAGTTATGCTTGTAGATGTTTTATCTTCTGatttaaaagaaaatgaaaattcTGACTTGAAAGAAATTGTTGCAGATGAATCACAGGTTTCTGATAATCAGAAAAATGACTGCAAAGAAGCCGAAAAAGATGAGCTAGTTTCAAAAGAtgataacaaaaataaagaTGATGCCACAGAAAAATCATTGGAGCATCATGGAAGTAAAAGTGAAACAGAAAATATTGACAAAAATTTATCAGATGGAGAAATCTCAGAAAAATCTGATCCGGAAGTAACCACCGAAATAGTTTGTCTTTCAGATGAGGAAAtatctaaaaagaaaaaagataaaaaaattaaaaagaagtctaaaaaaagtaatgaaaaagATAAAGAGACAAAGAGTAATGAAAAATATGATAACAATTtagaaatatttactttaaatgaCGAAGATGAAGACGAAATATTCGAACTTTCAGATGATTCTTCTTGTTATGAGGTTGCGGGTGTATCTGTGCTATCTAAAGAACCGACGACCATTGAGATTGAAGCACTTTCAGCTAAGGTTGATGACACCATTCGAGAAGAAATTGGTGTAGAAGTTGAAGATAATGAAAGCTTACAATCAGAAAAAGAAGATGCCGAAAATATTTCATGGAAAGATAGATATTTAGACAGTAAGAAAGTCAAACGCGTTCTTAAAACATCCAAAATATTAAATGCTTTACGAAAAAAGAATAAGGAGTTAAAGAAAAAACTAGAAGAATCTAAAAAGGTACCCGAACCAGTTGCTGTTGCTTCAGAAGAAGAAAGGAAGAATGTAGAAGGTACTATAGATGAGTACAATAATTTAGAGGGATCAACAAAATATGTAGATCCTGTTTCAGAAAAGAGCCAAGAAGAAGAAGTAAAGGAAGTGTCTAAAGAAATGGAAAAAGATGCAAAGCAATTGttgaaaatgtataaaaagttgttaaaaTACAATGATATGAATAAGCAAAAACCAAAAGATCCCAAACGGAAAAAGAGTAAGAAATCTAAGAAGAAGAAGGAAAAACAAAAAGACAAAGGAGTCAGCGAGTCAACTACAACTGCTGAGACGTAG